One genomic window of Equus caballus isolate H_3958 breed thoroughbred chromosome 6, TB-T2T, whole genome shotgun sequence includes the following:
- the NFE2 gene encoding transcription factor NF-E2 45 kDa subunit: protein MPPCPPQQSRNRVTQLPTPELGEMELTWQEIMSITELQGLNAPTEPSFEPPAPAPYPGPPPPSTYCPCSIHPDAGFPLPPPPYELPAPTSHVQDPPYSYCNMAIPVSKPLTLSGLLSEPLPDPLALLDIGLPAGPPKPQEDPESDSGLSLNYSDAESLELEGTEVGRRRGEYVEMYPVEYPYSIMPNSLAHPNYALPPAETPLALEPSSGPVRAKPTARGEVGSRDERRALAMKIPFPTDKIVNLPVDDFNELLARYPLTESQLALVRDIRRRGKNKVAAQNCRKRKLETIVQLERELERLGSERERLLRARGEADRTLEVMRQQLTELYRDIFQHLRDEAGNNYSPEEYVLQQAADGAIFLVPRGPKVEATD, encoded by the coding sequence GGCCTGAATGCTCCAACTGAGCCATCATTcgagcccccagccccagccccataCCCTGGGCCCCCACCACCCTCAACTTACTGCCCCTGCTCAATCCACCCGGATGCTGGCTTCCCGCTTCCTCCACCACCTTATGAGCTCCCAGCACCTACATCTCATGTCCAAGACCCCCCATACTCCTATTGCAACATGGCCATACCAGTCTCCAAGCCACTGACCCTCTCAGGTCTGCTCAGTGAGCCCCTCCCAGACCCCTTGGCCCTCCTGGACATTGGGCTGCCAGCGGGGCCACCCAAGCCTCAAGAAGACCCAGAATCTGACTCAGGATTATCCCTCAACTATAGTGACGCTGAATCTCTTGAGCTGGAGGGGACAGAGGTTGGTCGGCGACGTGGCGAGTATGTAGAGATGTACCCAGTGGAGTACCCCTACTCGATCATGCCCAACTCCTTGGCCCACCCTAACTATGCCTTGCCACCTGCTGAGACCCCCTTAGCCTTAGAGCCTTCTTCAGGCCCTGTGCGGGCCAAGCCCACTGCaaggggggaggtggggagtcGGGATGAACGTCGGGCCCTGGCCATGAAGATCCCCTTCCCTACGGACAAGATTGTCAACTTGCCGGTAGATGACTTTAACGAGCTGTTGGCACGGTACCCGCTGACAGAGAGCCAGCTGGCACTAGTCCGGGACATCCGAAGGCGGGGCAAGAACAAGGTGGCCGCCCAGAACTGTCGCAAGAGAAAGCTGGAGACCATCGTGCAGCTGGAGCGGGAACTGGAGCGGCTGGGCAGTGAGCGGGAGCGGCTTCTCCGAGCCCGAGGGGAGGCCGACCGGACCCTGGAGGTTATGCGCCAACAGCTGACGGAGCTCTACCGGGACATTTTCCAGCACCTGCGGGATGAAGCAGGCAACAACTACTCCCCTGAAGAGTATGTGCTGCAACAGGCTGCCGATGGGGCCATCTTTCTGGTGCCCCGGGGGCCGAAGGTGGAGGCCACAGACTGA